One Gloeothece verrucosa PCC 7822 DNA window includes the following coding sequences:
- a CDS encoding winged helix-turn-helix transcriptional regulator — MTAAPKFPPKTSCPAEKTLQALSGRWKILILRELFDGVKRFGELQKALSGITQKILTQQLRELEADGIIDRKVYPQIPPKVEYSLTPLGESLQPILETMHDWAVKYH; from the coding sequence ATGACAGCCGCTCCTAAATTTCCCCCTAAAACATCTTGTCCCGCCGAAAAAACGCTACAGGCCCTTAGTGGTCGCTGGAAAATTTTAATTTTGCGAGAATTATTTGACGGGGTTAAGCGGTTTGGAGAACTGCAAAAAGCCTTAAGCGGCATTACCCAAAAAATTTTAACTCAACAATTACGAGAATTAGAAGCTGATGGAATTATTGACAGAAAAGTTTATCCTCAAATTCCGCCTAAAGTGGAGTATTCGCTGACTCCTCTAGGGGAAAGTTTACAACCTATTTTAGAGACGATGCACGATTGGGCGGTTAAATATCATTGA
- a CDS encoding carotenoid oxygenase family protein, with amino-acid sequence MKRREFLLSTLAALVAVETHPWRTNAQSVYKSSKKYPAWKSNNIFLQGINAPVFEEVDVDKVKITGQIPPDLEGMYVRNGPNPMYKPTTYNFPLEGDGMLHAFYFENGKVSYRNRWVQTRELAYKMFEGKEINELKFHNAANTNVIAYQGQLLALYEIGLPYQITPELETVGVWDFGGKLEQSMTAHPKIDSQTGELHFYRYSFFNAPYLHYYVANSQGKIIRTVPIEIPQPVLLHDMAITENHVIFFVCPLGFDFQQAKNTYNPLKWQPERGTKIILINRKNWKQSPIVIETEAFWVWHFMNAFEEEGNISVDFVYYPSMQLDGSVEAMMANSCNFQRLVINLAQKTVKSSALDDRNVEFPILDSRQLGKKYQFGYTVYLDKQEMLENKKPNYFSQLVQYDVINKTSKVHQLKAGCYVGEPAFAAKENGTSELDGYVLTLVYDENKQTSDLLILDPANFDKEPIATVHLPVRVPNGFHGNWISKKQIG; translated from the coding sequence ATGAAAAGACGAGAATTTTTGCTTAGTACGCTGGCCGCGTTGGTGGCGGTGGAAACTCATCCCTGGAGAACCAATGCTCAATCAGTTTATAAATCCTCAAAAAAATACCCTGCTTGGAAAAGTAATAATATTTTTCTGCAAGGAATTAACGCACCAGTTTTTGAGGAAGTCGATGTAGATAAAGTAAAAATTACCGGTCAAATTCCGCCCGATTTAGAGGGGATGTATGTCCGTAATGGCCCTAACCCGATGTATAAACCCACTACCTATAATTTTCCCTTAGAAGGGGACGGAATGCTGCACGCATTTTATTTTGAAAATGGAAAAGTGAGCTATCGAAATCGTTGGGTACAAACGCGAGAGTTAGCTTATAAAATGTTTGAAGGAAAAGAAATTAATGAATTAAAATTTCATAATGCGGCTAATACCAATGTTATTGCTTATCAAGGTCAACTTTTAGCCTTATATGAAATTGGATTACCCTATCAAATTACCCCTGAATTAGAAACGGTTGGAGTCTGGGATTTTGGGGGGAAATTAGAACAATCGATGACCGCTCATCCTAAAATTGATTCTCAGACAGGAGAATTACATTTTTATCGTTATTCCTTCTTTAATGCTCCTTACTTACATTATTATGTCGCTAATTCCCAAGGAAAAATAATTAGAACTGTCCCCATTGAAATTCCTCAACCGGTTTTGTTGCATGATATGGCCATAACCGAAAATCATGTCATTTTCTTTGTTTGTCCTTTGGGATTTGATTTTCAACAAGCAAAAAACACTTATAACCCCTTGAAATGGCAACCTGAACGAGGGACAAAAATTATCTTAATTAACCGTAAAAATTGGAAACAATCGCCAATAGTGATTGAAACTGAGGCATTTTGGGTTTGGCACTTTATGAATGCTTTTGAAGAAGAGGGAAATATTTCTGTGGATTTTGTTTATTATCCCTCTATGCAATTAGACGGTTCTGTGGAAGCGATGATGGCTAACTCTTGCAACTTTCAGCGATTGGTGATTAATTTAGCCCAAAAAACCGTTAAATCTTCTGCGTTAGATGATAGAAATGTTGAGTTTCCGATTTTAGATTCAAGACAATTAGGGAAAAAATATCAATTTGGCTATACTGTTTATCTCGATAAACAAGAAATGTTAGAAAACAAAAAGCCGAATTATTTTAGCCAATTGGTTCAATATGATGTGATTAATAAAACTAGCAAAGTACATCAATTGAAAGCCGGTTGTTATGTAGGAGAACCCGCTTTTGCCGCCAAAGAAAACGGCACTTCAGAATTAGATGGATATGTACTGACTTTAGTGTATGACGAAAACAAGCAAACCAGTGATTTATTAATTTTAGACCCCGCTAACTTCGATAAAGAACCCATCGCTACCGTGCATTTACCCGTTCGGGTTCCTAATGGATTTCATGGCAACTGGATCTCTAAAAAACAGATAGGATAA
- a CDS encoding alpha/beta hydrolase translates to MVFNKIKQKLLTDVLPSLITSLGIVLVILTPKPALSAERLYLIYGPFKFSLSVESLEIYAKEGKITKEFAFYASHMDKASLLNLRQTLQQTHKIDGVQFSRLLRTPIMEDMLKSMGDIFSTHYGYNGFYAIRSALILAAFNQTQDGWTAIDIMRYFPTDAVWIDLKSMAKLMKNGGLSSPN, encoded by the coding sequence ATGGTTTTTAATAAGATTAAGCAAAAGTTATTAACTGATGTTTTGCCATCTCTAATAACGAGTTTAGGCATAGTTTTAGTGATTCTAACCCCCAAGCCGGCTCTCAGTGCAGAACGTCTCTATTTAATTTATGGACCTTTTAAATTTTCTCTGTCTGTAGAATCATTAGAAATCTATGCCAAAGAAGGAAAAATCACCAAAGAATTTGCTTTTTATGCTAGTCACATGGATAAAGCAAGCTTGCTGAATCTTCGTCAAACTTTGCAACAAACTCATAAAATTGACGGGGTTCAGTTTTCCCGTTTATTGCGAACTCCCATCATGGAAGATATGTTAAAAAGTATGGGAGACATTTTTAGTACCCATTATGGGTATAACGGATTTTATGCCATTCGGAGCGCTTTAATTTTAGCCGCTTTCAATCAAACTCAAGATGGCTGGACAGCGATTGATATCATGCGATATTTTCCCACAGACGCAGTGTGGATTGATTTAAAATCAATGGCAAAATTAATGAAAAATGGGGGATTAAGTTCACCCAATTAA
- a CDS encoding alpha/beta fold hydrolase, whose protein sequence is MIEPIGVETQSVLTSLGTMVYYTPTKSPWYSETEQNAEELPTLIFLHGFGGGSSAYEWSQVYPAFASDYRVLAADLIGWGRSQHPQRNYTPEDYISTIIEFIDNTVNSPSESVAVVASSLTAALTIRAAIERPELFKCLILTTPAGLSDFGEDYTRSIFAQIVKTPILDKFIYSAGVATSGGILNFLQTRQFARPERIYPEIVEAYLKSAQQPNAEYAALSFVRGDLCFDLSRYITQLKTPTAMIWGQKSQFTGPEIGKRLAALNPEAVKIFQELEDVGLTPQLELPGVTIGLIRKFLKLLMSH, encoded by the coding sequence ATGATTGAACCCATCGGCGTAGAAACCCAATCTGTCCTCACCTCTCTCGGGACAATGGTGTACTATACTCCCACTAAATCCCCCTGGTACTCCGAAACAGAGCAAAATGCCGAAGAATTACCCACCTTAATTTTTTTACATGGTTTTGGGGGGGGTTCTTCAGCTTATGAATGGTCCCAAGTCTATCCGGCGTTTGCCAGCGATTATCGGGTATTAGCAGCAGATTTGATCGGATGGGGACGTTCTCAGCATCCACAACGTAATTACACACCCGAAGATTACATCAGCACCATCATTGAGTTTATTGACAATACCGTTAATTCCCCCTCCGAGTCGGTGGCGGTGGTAGCTTCTTCTCTGACGGCGGCGTTAACGATCCGGGCGGCGATTGAACGTCCTGAGTTATTTAAATGTCTCATTTTGACCACTCCTGCCGGTTTATCAGATTTTGGCGAAGATTACACCCGCAGCATTTTTGCTCAGATCGTCAAAACGCCGATTCTAGATAAATTTATCTATAGTGCAGGAGTCGCTACTTCTGGCGGGATTCTCAATTTCTTACAAACTCGTCAATTTGCACGGCCTGAGCGCATTTATCCGGAAATAGTAGAAGCCTATTTAAAATCGGCCCAACAACCTAACGCAGAATATGCCGCGCTGTCGTTTGTGCGCGGAGACTTATGTTTTGATTTATCTCGATATATAACTCAGTTAAAAACCCCCACAGCGATGATTTGGGGACAAAAATCCCAGTTTACCGGGCCTGAAATTGGCAAACGTTTAGCGGCACTCAATCCAGAAGCGGTTAAAATTTTTCAAGAATTAGAGGATGTGGGTTTAACCCCACAGTTGGAATTACCTGGGGTCACTATAGGATTAATTAGAAAGTTTCTAAAATTGTTAATGAGTCATTAG